From a single Kitasatospora sp. NBC_00458 genomic region:
- a CDS encoding ABC transporter substrate-binding protein, whose amino-acid sequence MRPRVFCGIAAAVALFATGCSSDGGGSSDGSNGGGGGQATAAGAFPVKVADCAGKETTVKQAPKKIVTTDAAGLEMLLQLGAGDRVIGTGFPPGKGSLPADVAEQGAKVPVLGDTLIPKEKLLGSGADLYVDTFGPMPMMGAAGAGPTEEELKAVGIQHVLLLSTACAGGPAAAKGPRTDLAEVENDVRRLGAVTGTAARAEELVAGMEKQIGEVRTATASIAESERPGYFLFDFDAGTKQPMAVCNKQVANAVITLAGARNVFADCDADFRPVSWEDVVAKNPDWIQLAVRNRGSEEANRKAFDEAEAYLKGFPATQGLKAVQQGHFLRIGSETTTIAGVRNADTVRRIAATIHPTLVKNGQ is encoded by the coding sequence ATGCGCCCTCGCGTGTTCTGCGGTATCGCGGCCGCCGTTGCCCTGTTCGCCACCGGCTGTTCGAGTGACGGCGGGGGAAGCAGCGACGGTTCGAACGGCGGCGGTGGCGGACAGGCGACCGCCGCCGGCGCGTTCCCGGTCAAGGTCGCCGACTGCGCGGGCAAGGAGACCACGGTCAAGCAGGCCCCGAAGAAGATCGTCACCACCGACGCGGCCGGCCTTGAGATGCTGCTCCAGCTCGGCGCGGGCGACCGGGTCATCGGCACCGGCTTCCCGCCCGGCAAGGGCAGCCTGCCGGCCGACGTCGCCGAGCAGGGCGCCAAGGTCCCGGTGCTCGGCGACACCCTGATCCCCAAGGAGAAGCTGCTCGGCTCCGGCGCCGACCTCTACGTGGACACCTTCGGACCGATGCCGATGATGGGCGCGGCCGGCGCCGGGCCCACCGAGGAGGAGCTCAAGGCCGTCGGCATCCAGCACGTCCTGCTGCTCTCCACCGCCTGTGCCGGCGGCCCCGCCGCCGCCAAGGGCCCGCGCACCGACCTCGCCGAGGTCGAGAACGACGTCCGCCGGCTCGGCGCGGTCACCGGGACCGCCGCCCGCGCCGAGGAACTGGTCGCCGGGATGGAGAAGCAGATCGGCGAGGTGCGCACCGCCACCGCCTCGATTGCCGAAAGCGAACGGCCCGGCTACTTCCTCTTCGACTTCGATGCCGGTACAAAGCAACCGATGGCCGTCTGCAACAAGCAGGTCGCCAACGCGGTGATCACCCTGGCGGGCGCGCGCAACGTGTTCGCCGACTGTGACGCCGACTTCCGGCCGGTCTCCTGGGAGGACGTGGTGGCCAAGAACCCGGACTGGATCCAGCTCGCCGTGCGCAACCGCGGCAGCGAGGAAGCCAACCGGAAGGCCTTCGACGAGGCCGAGGCCTACCTGAAGGGCTTCCCGGCCACCCAGGGCCTGAAGGCCGTCCAGCAGGGCCACTTCCTGCGGATCGGTTCCGAGACCACCACCATCGCCGGGGTGCGCAACGCCGAC